A window of Paenibacillus sp. 19GGS1-52 contains these coding sequences:
- a CDS encoding sensor histidine kinase, with protein sequence MKLFWKDQVSLLLFYLLQMLLVPVLYWLAGEHRPIAIVLYGMALSSVILLLYLGFRYVKHYRLFARLSSPVPMVEYHSIPLGDAPLPEAVYEHLQIIERKYQEQLNMHVSRMDQHIVFINRWVHQMKTPLSVIQLTLPELEEEVASSIQEELERLRKGLEMVIYTSRLDRFEDDFQVEVLLLRKAVNEAVSENRRLFIRRGVQVDIQVDEEIFVYSDAKWLRFMLTQILTNAVNYTSGTGKTVTVSSTQIGTDTVLNITDQGIGISPEDLRRVFNPYFTGERGRQYHESTGMGLYLVREICNRLGHKVELHSRPGEGTTLRLTFRGNLVQALGPNTDRNKQT encoded by the coding sequence ATGAAGCTGTTCTGGAAGGACCAGGTTTCGCTGCTCCTCTTTTACCTACTCCAAATGCTGCTTGTTCCGGTGCTGTATTGGCTAGCTGGTGAACATAGACCAATCGCAATCGTGCTGTACGGAATGGCACTCAGCAGCGTAATTCTCTTGCTGTACCTTGGATTCAGATACGTTAAGCATTATAGATTGTTCGCCAGATTAAGTTCGCCCGTTCCTATGGTCGAATATCATTCCATTCCCCTTGGGGATGCCCCACTACCCGAAGCGGTATATGAACATCTGCAGATCATAGAGCGTAAATATCAAGAACAGCTGAATATGCATGTCAGCCGGATGGATCAGCATATTGTGTTCATCAACCGTTGGGTTCATCAGATGAAGACCCCCCTCTCTGTCATTCAGCTTACGCTTCCGGAGCTTGAGGAAGAGGTCGCCAGCAGTATTCAGGAGGAGCTGGAACGACTGCGCAAGGGACTGGAAATGGTCATTTATACATCCCGGCTTGATCGGTTTGAGGACGATTTCCAGGTCGAGGTCCTGCTTCTGCGCAAAGCGGTGAACGAAGCCGTCTCGGAGAATCGACGCTTGTTTATTCGCCGGGGCGTACAGGTAGATATACAGGTTGACGAAGAAATATTCGTATATAGTGATGCCAAATGGCTGAGGTTCATGCTGACCCAAATCCTGACCAATGCTGTGAATTATACCTCTGGCACTGGCAAAACAGTTACAGTCTCAAGCACGCAGATTGGCACCGATACCGTTCTGAACATTACGGATCAAGGTATTGGCATCTCTCCCGAGGATCTGCGACGGGTCTTCAATCCGTATTTCACCGGTGAACGCGGACGGCAATATCACGAATCAACCGGGATGGGACTGTATCTGGTTCGTGAGATCTGCAACCGACTCGGACATAAGGTGGAGCTGCACTCCCGACCTGGTGAAGGAACTACCCTTCGACTTACTTTTCGCGGTAATCTAGTGCAAGCATTAGGCCCGAACACAGATAGAAATAAGCAGACATGA
- a CDS encoding ABC transporter ATP-binding protein: MNILEVKALNKVYPGKIITQALTDIHLSIEAGEFVGIMGPSGSGKTTLLNMVSTIDQPSSGEVKINGSNPFLLSKKDLAYFRRRQLGFVFQDFNLLETLTVAENIVLPLTLDNRKLTEMESLLQKVAERLNITDILAKRTYEISGGQRQRAAIARAIISAPAMILADEPTGSLDSNSSRMVMESLEDINRKERTTLLLVTHDPLAASYCNRIVFIKDGKLAAEIHRGDNRQAFFQKIIDTLSFWGGNSHELSSIRV; the protein is encoded by the coding sequence ATGAACATATTAGAGGTTAAAGCGCTTAATAAGGTTTACCCGGGCAAAATAATAACCCAAGCCCTCACCGATATTCATCTCAGCATCGAGGCCGGAGAATTTGTTGGCATTATGGGACCCTCTGGCAGCGGCAAAACTACGCTACTTAATATGGTATCCACCATCGATCAGCCCTCCTCAGGTGAGGTGAAGATTAATGGCAGTAATCCCTTTCTTCTGAGCAAGAAAGATTTAGCCTATTTTCGCCGCAGACAGCTTGGCTTTGTCTTTCAGGACTTTAATCTGCTGGAAACCTTAACTGTAGCTGAGAATATTGTTCTGCCTCTGACACTGGACAACCGCAAGCTAACTGAAATGGAGTCCTTGCTGCAAAAAGTCGCTGAGCGCCTCAATATTACGGATATTCTAGCGAAACGAACCTATGAAATCTCCGGTGGACAGCGGCAGCGTGCAGCCATTGCTCGGGCAATTATTTCCGCGCCCGCAATGATACTAGCCGATGAGCCAACCGGATCTCTCGATTCTAATTCCTCACGAATGGTGATGGAATCGCTGGAGGATATCAACCGCAAGGAGAGAACTACACTCCTGCTCGTCACACATGATCCACTGGCGGCGAGCTACTGCAACCGGATTGTCTTCATCAAGGATGGCAAGCTGGCGGCCGAGATCCACCGGGGAGACAATCGCCAAGCGTTCTTTCAGAAGATTATTGACACACTTTCGTTCTGGGGAGGGAATAGTCATGAGCTTTCCTCAATTCGCGTTTAA
- a CDS encoding Ger(x)C family spore germination protein, with amino-acid sequence MKEQKHCVHKLLCLLLLPLLSTLLSGCWDDRELSELGIASGSAYDWEDNQWKATYQIINPSSGASGMGGGAGGSSSSPPFLTYTVKGKTIMEAIQKTNLTSVRELFTSHSRISILGESVARRGVNQIIDLFLRKQDARDTVYVFIATGNAGRILDQLMQLTKNQGAGIQLMIEQESKQLSYYPSVRMFELAMALSSESGSAVIPEILLTGKEIMDETSETGRTDLPSRLALGRLAVLKGEKMVGWLSQKQAFGLTFITSNIKMANISFATHPQTSDKIDGSFILQKSATTVHPIWAKDHYIMDVNIKGSGVITEIGSVMDLNDRASISQMEKSIENYVLELVENSWQAVKQLHTDVTGFAVKIHRSDRKRWKQIKKDKSWDTVFQEIEIRPHVSIKIERMGLSNKSFKSIDQD; translated from the coding sequence ATGAAGGAACAAAAGCATTGTGTACATAAGCTGCTCTGCTTGCTCCTCCTCCCGCTGTTAAGCACTCTGTTAAGCGGCTGCTGGGATGATCGTGAGCTTAGTGAACTGGGGATTGCCTCCGGCTCTGCCTATGATTGGGAGGATAATCAATGGAAAGCTACCTACCAGATCATTAACCCTTCATCCGGTGCCAGTGGCATGGGTGGTGGTGCTGGCGGCAGCAGCAGCTCACCGCCCTTTCTGACGTATACAGTTAAGGGAAAAACAATTATGGAGGCTATCCAAAAAACCAATCTAACCAGTGTCCGTGAATTGTTCACTTCCCATTCAAGAATCAGCATCCTCGGTGAATCTGTAGCCCGCAGGGGAGTTAATCAAATCATCGATCTTTTTCTGCGGAAACAAGATGCCAGAGATACCGTTTACGTATTTATTGCCACAGGCAATGCGGGCAGAATTCTGGACCAGCTGATGCAGCTGACCAAGAATCAGGGTGCCGGTATCCAACTGATGATCGAACAAGAATCCAAGCAGCTCTCCTATTATCCGAGCGTGCGCATGTTTGAGTTGGCTATGGCCTTATCTTCTGAATCTGGAAGTGCAGTAATCCCGGAGATTCTACTGACTGGCAAGGAGATCATGGATGAGACGAGTGAAACCGGTCGTACCGATCTGCCATCCCGGCTGGCTCTCGGTAGACTTGCTGTGTTGAAAGGCGAGAAGATGGTAGGCTGGTTATCACAGAAGCAAGCTTTCGGTTTAACTTTTATAACCAGTAACATAAAGATGGCTAATATATCCTTTGCTACTCATCCCCAAACCAGCGATAAGATCGATGGCTCTTTTATACTACAGAAATCAGCAACTACCGTTCATCCTATATGGGCGAAGGATCATTACATCATGGATGTGAATATCAAAGGCAGTGGTGTAATCACAGAGATCGGAAGCGTTATGGATCTGAATGACCGGGCTTCGATATCACAGATGGAGAAATCCATCGAAAATTACGTATTGGAGCTCGTAGAAAACTCTTGGCAGGCCGTTAAGCAGCTTCATACTGACGTCACAGGCTTTGCGGTGAAGATCCATCGCAGTGACCGTAAACGGTGGAAGCAAATTAAGAAAGATAAAAGCTGGGATACTGTATTCCAGGAGATTGAAATTCGCCCCCACGTTTCTATCAAGATTGAACGAATGGGCCTCAGCAACAAATCCTTTAAGTCTATAGATCAGGACTAA
- a CDS encoding ABC transporter permease, translating into MSFPQFAFNNVRRNARAYIAYFLSSSFMVMVFFAYSVFIYHPAVANNDMGPRSATSMQVAAYIVYVFAFFFVLYSISSFLKSRNLEFGILSILGARPGQINKLVFLENMLIGVSAIVTGITGGMLLSKLFLLLSTRTIGIEDLPFYWPIKAMLVTSISFLALFLVISIFTLLFIRKNKVLELLQGNAKPKKQPRASVLLSLFGAVLLAVGYFAMRNELTSQSIIIAAVTGIAGTYFFYSQLSVLFIRLLQRNRRTTWRGTRLLWVSEMSYKMRDNSRILFMITVVTALASMGAGVVLSINQAARDIYTNNPFAITNTYYDPSSVEPDRSVIYHELDAAGVDYTETRIDTLSGSALVSGDQSNYLPLMSLQQYNQLAPLLDLPAGNTLGLNEAFLILTKANKSSDYIQNHMITLKEQPAVSLAVKKTMTADSLGFESATALLIVPEQWMETIRVAKSAQLGREVRPSIQYLYNVPAWNTGSLPRPSSPESIVGAKLSKWNDDMSDNSGDDFYLESRANNYIVLKQSTAMLSFISIFIALIFSFSSASFLYFKLNSELATDIRMYRALSKIGLSTSEMSAAATKQIAILFYIPIVVSAIQSLVVISPILTEAGIQNVIEPVLITFAAYLILQSLFFLIAKSRYIRSLKKMMV; encoded by the coding sequence ATGAGCTTTCCTCAATTCGCGTTTAATAATGTCCGCCGCAATGCGCGGGCTTATATTGCTTATTTTCTAAGCAGCTCCTTCATGGTGATGGTGTTCTTTGCTTATTCGGTATTCATCTATCATCCGGCAGTCGCAAATAACGATATGGGACCCCGATCAGCCACCAGCATGCAGGTAGCAGCCTACATTGTATATGTGTTTGCCTTTTTCTTCGTGCTCTATTCAATTAGTTCATTTCTGAAATCCCGCAATTTAGAATTTGGCATCCTATCTATTCTGGGGGCCCGTCCGGGCCAGATTAATAAGCTGGTATTCCTGGAGAATATGCTGATCGGCGTCTCCGCGATTGTTACGGGTATTACTGGTGGCATGCTGCTCTCCAAACTGTTTCTGTTGCTTAGCACGCGAACGATCGGGATTGAGGATTTGCCCTTCTACTGGCCCATAAAGGCTATGTTGGTTACCTCTATTTCATTTCTGGCCCTGTTTCTCGTGATCTCTATCTTCACTCTATTATTTATCCGTAAAAATAAGGTGCTTGAGCTGTTGCAAGGAAATGCCAAACCCAAAAAACAACCGCGGGCTTCCGTTCTTCTTTCTCTATTCGGTGCTGTACTACTGGCTGTCGGATACTTTGCTATGCGCAATGAGCTAACGTCCCAAAGTATTATTATTGCAGCTGTGACGGGTATCGCCGGAACGTATTTTTTCTACTCCCAGCTATCCGTCCTCTTCATCCGCCTGCTTCAGCGAAACCGGCGAACCACCTGGCGCGGCACCCGGTTGCTCTGGGTATCGGAGATGAGCTATAAAATGCGGGATAACTCGCGCATACTGTTTATGATTACTGTAGTTACTGCCTTGGCGAGTATGGGCGCAGGCGTTGTGTTGTCGATCAACCAGGCTGCGAGAGACATTTATACGAATAATCCTTTTGCGATTACTAATACCTATTATGATCCTTCTTCGGTAGAGCCTGACCGCAGCGTAATCTACCACGAGTTGGACGCAGCAGGAGTAGATTACACAGAGACGAGAATCGATACATTATCCGGTTCAGCGCTGGTTAGCGGAGATCAGAGCAACTATCTGCCGCTGATGAGCCTGCAGCAATATAACCAATTAGCCCCTCTTCTCGACCTTCCTGCCGGAAATACGCTGGGCTTAAATGAGGCTTTTCTTATCTTAACGAAGGCGAATAAGTCCTCTGATTATATTCAGAACCATATGATTACCTTAAAGGAACAACCCGCCGTGTCACTTGCTGTCAAGAAGACTATGACTGCAGACTCTTTAGGGTTCGAGTCGGCAACCGCACTGCTAATCGTTCCGGAACAGTGGATGGAAACGATTAGAGTAGCTAAATCAGCCCAATTAGGACGAGAGGTTAGGCCTTCAATTCAGTATCTGTACAATGTTCCGGCGTGGAATACCGGCTCGCTCCCTAGACCATCCAGCCCTGAATCGATCGTTGGAGCCAAACTGAGCAAATGGAATGATGATATGAGCGATAACAGCGGAGATGATTTCTATCTGGAATCGCGTGCTAACAATTATATAGTTCTCAAACAGAGTACAGCAATGCTCAGCTTTATCAGTATTTTTATTGCACTGATCTTCTCCTTCTCTTCAGCGAGTTTCCTATACTTCAAGCTGAACAGTGAGCTGGCTACGGATATTCGTATGTACCGTGCTCTATCCAAAATAGGACTCAGTACAAGTGAAATGTCAGCGGCAGCAACCAAACAGATTGCGATTCTGTTCTATATCCCCATTGTCGTATCCGCTATTCAGAGTCTTGTGGTCATCAGCCCTATTCTGACTGAAGCGGGTATCCAAAATGTTATTGAACCTGTTCTGATTACCTTTGCCGCTTATCTGATCCTGCAAAGCCTGTTCTTCCTCATCGCTAAATCACGTTATATCAGAAGTCTTAAGAAAATGATGGTATAG
- a CDS encoding phosphodiester glycosidase family protein, whose translation MRKMLILLFLTVILSLSGLSSGQSAAAALPKNNVYMDKSNHSYIPLRFLTGFGGIQTEWNAATKEIKISLADVSVTLTVGQATASVNGKPVTISERAFSENGTTYVPLSLICHSLGIMLTWNTDSSSLTLTKGEDNSTLPVLSGSLLKADSPAVVSANRTFKIGSRSFNVQTVTISLLHPTISLDVVLAGNTVGKVETLGSLAKRSSAIAAINGTFFNAYTQEDYKAPYGYIVSGGKLLMNSSGDRRTIFTIDNNNLAELIPGLDFNNRFATGSIKTSLQAGPRLLVNGKVALNVAAEGFKDAKILTGGGARSALGLTRDHKLILLTSGGATIPQLAEIMKQAGAYQAMNLDGGASSGLYYNGKYLTAPGRLISNAIVVKE comes from the coding sequence ATGCGAAAAATGCTGATCCTGCTCTTCCTCACTGTTATCTTGAGTTTGTCTGGCCTATCTTCCGGCCAATCCGCTGCGGCGGCCCTTCCCAAAAATAACGTGTATATGGATAAAAGCAATCATTCCTACATACCGCTGCGTTTCCTGACTGGATTTGGCGGCATACAGACAGAGTGGAATGCGGCCACTAAAGAGATCAAGATCTCTTTAGCAGATGTTTCTGTCACTCTTACTGTAGGCCAGGCCACCGCATCCGTCAACGGCAAGCCTGTTACGATAAGCGAGCGGGCTTTTAGTGAGAATGGAACTACCTATGTTCCACTGTCCCTGATCTGCCATTCATTGGGTATCATGCTCACTTGGAATACGGATAGCTCATCGTTAACCTTAACAAAAGGTGAGGACAATTCCACACTGCCTGTACTTAGCGGTTCGCTTCTCAAAGCAGATTCCCCAGCAGTGGTCAGTGCTAATAGAACCTTTAAGATCGGCAGTCGCAGCTTCAATGTTCAGACCGTGACGATATCCCTTCTCCATCCCACAATCAGTCTGGATGTCGTACTGGCAGGCAATACCGTAGGAAAGGTAGAGACGCTAGGCAGTCTGGCCAAGCGCAGCAGCGCTATCGCCGCGATTAATGGCACGTTCTTTAATGCCTATACTCAAGAAGATTATAAGGCACCTTATGGTTATATTGTCAGTGGAGGTAAGCTACTGATGAACAGCTCCGGGGACCGCCGGACCATTTTTACGATTGATAATAACAATCTTGCTGAGCTTATCCCCGGTCTTGATTTCAATAACCGTTTCGCAACGGGTTCTATTAAGACTAGTCTTCAGGCTGGCCCCCGCTTGTTAGTGAATGGCAAGGTAGCGCTAAATGTCGCTGCTGAAGGCTTCAAAGATGCCAAGATTCTGACTGGAGGAGGTGCCCGCAGCGCCCTTGGTCTGACGCGTGACCATAAGCTGATTCTCCTGACCTCAGGTGGAGCCACCATCCCTCAGCTAGCTGAAATTATGAAGCAGGCGGGTGCCTACCAAGCTATGAATCTCGATGGCGGCGCATCGAGTGGACTCTACTATAACGGGAAGTATTTGACAGCTCCCGGACGCCTGATCAGCAATGCAATTGTCGTTAAGGAGTGA
- a CDS encoding endospore germination permease — MKKIEQVSGLQIVFMIMLFEIGSTPLFLLGGKAKQDSWLAMSFGSVAGFVLLLLLLWIQSRSPKQDLMGMLTSHFGRIAGSLIGGIYCLYFAYQSMRNVRDLGELTSLTLLPLTPMSLTMLIFVLTALYAIWKGTEVVFRLPEVLLPLVMCFYFIIILLLGIMGSLDFTHLMPVFESDLLTIIKTAIPDIVSFPFGQMIVFLMLWTLWEKPGVPVKNSLVAYILISIFLIFMNALNVAVLGPQVAGISQLPFLKVVRTLSHLKFIERLDILVTIQLFIGLLIKMMVFYFCAVKGLTSLTNKPTKWWVFPVGALIYGASFIERDYTQHIAFGLGPSLKIDPIFQVALPLLLALSILIRGRKKSNSTTSTR, encoded by the coding sequence ATGAAAAAAATAGAGCAAGTATCCGGTCTGCAAATTGTGTTTATGATTATGCTCTTTGAGATCGGCAGCACTCCCTTGTTTCTACTTGGAGGCAAGGCCAAACAGGATTCGTGGCTGGCGATGAGCTTCGGCTCAGTTGCCGGCTTCGTGCTGCTCCTGCTGCTATTGTGGATTCAATCGCGCTCACCGAAACAAGACTTGATGGGCATGCTCACCTCCCATTTTGGACGTATCGCTGGGTCCCTTATCGGTGGGATCTATTGTTTATATTTTGCTTACCAATCGATGCGTAATGTGCGCGATTTGGGCGAACTGACATCATTGACCCTATTACCGCTGACGCCGATGTCTCTCACCATGTTGATCTTTGTATTAACTGCACTTTATGCCATATGGAAAGGTACTGAAGTCGTCTTCCGTCTACCCGAGGTCTTGCTGCCGCTCGTGATGTGCTTTTACTTCATCATTATTCTGCTCCTGGGTATCATGGGTTCTCTGGATTTCACCCATCTCATGCCTGTCTTCGAAAGTGATCTGTTGACGATCATCAAGACTGCTATTCCAGATATTGTTTCTTTTCCCTTTGGACAAATGATTGTGTTCCTGATGTTATGGACCTTATGGGAGAAGCCCGGTGTTCCGGTCAAAAATTCACTTGTTGCCTATATACTCATCAGTATATTTCTGATCTTTATGAATGCCCTGAATGTAGCTGTACTCGGTCCACAAGTAGCAGGAATAAGCCAGCTCCCTTTTTTGAAAGTTGTGCGCACCTTGTCCCATTTGAAATTTATCGAACGTCTCGACATTTTGGTCACCATTCAGCTCTTCATTGGGCTGCTGATCAAGATGATGGTCTTCTACTTTTGTGCTGTAAAAGGACTCACGAGCCTGACTAACAAACCGACAAAATGGTGGGTATTTCCGGTAGGAGCACTGATTTATGGCGCTTCCTTTATAGAGAGAGACTACACACAGCATATTGCGTTTGGTCTTGGGCCCAGCCTTAAGATTGACCCCATCTTCCAAGTAGCCCTTCCCCTGCTGTTGGCGCTGTCCATTCTGATACGCGGCCGTAAGAAATCCAACTCCACTACAAGCACAAGATAA
- a CDS encoding spore germination protein → MNKKQQTNNTKNPDPEEKSVPAPLQLNASLEANLQEISKRIGQSSDVVFRRFTNESLSSLSLAFIYIDGLVNSETINRTLLQPLMETFTLKSDSITTEAAFSLIKDQMLPVGGVKEGLTVESLLGLLFEGYTLILFDGIQKALAADTAGWEKRSINEPTSQGVIRGPKEAFTESLRTGTSMLRRRLKTSDLRIEEYKIGQRTQTGVALVYLDGLASESVLAEIRRRLNSINTDSILESNYIEEFIQDGGLTPFPTMQNTERPDAIAGGILEGQVGIIIDGTPFALLAPSTFFNFFQSSEDYYQRYDISSFLRLIRYSAFFVSMLLPALYIAVTTFHQEMLPTTLLISLAAQREGVPLPALAEALLMELTFDVLREAGVRMPRTIGPAISIVGALVLGQAAVQAGLVSAAMVIVVSFTAISNFVIPSLAIANSIRLIRFVMMLIAATLGLFGIMSFLIVLLIHMAGLRSFGVPYLSPVAPMTPRYLKDIFIRVPLWDMTTRPMTNLGKETRRQASNQKPQPAEDQQQNQQGGDSS, encoded by the coding sequence ATGAATAAGAAACAACAGACTAACAATACCAAAAATCCAGATCCTGAAGAGAAATCCGTACCTGCACCACTTCAGCTTAATGCTTCATTAGAAGCCAATCTGCAGGAAATTAGCAAACGTATCGGCCAAAGTTCTGATGTTGTATTCAGACGATTCACTAATGAATCCTTAAGCTCTCTCTCCTTGGCCTTTATTTATATTGATGGCTTAGTCAATTCCGAAACTATAAACCGCACCCTTTTGCAGCCACTGATGGAGACCTTTACTTTAAAGAGCGACTCCATCACTACAGAAGCGGCTTTTAGCCTGATTAAGGATCAAATGCTGCCGGTCGGAGGGGTGAAGGAAGGATTGACTGTGGAAAGTCTGCTCGGCCTGTTGTTTGAGGGCTATACACTCATCCTGTTTGACGGAATTCAGAAAGCACTTGCTGCCGACACCGCTGGCTGGGAAAAGAGAAGCATTAACGAACCGACTTCGCAGGGTGTCATCCGCGGCCCCAAGGAAGCCTTTACCGAAAGCCTGCGGACTGGCACCTCCATGCTGCGTCGCAGACTGAAAACCTCCGATCTGCGGATCGAAGAATATAAGATTGGACAACGGACCCAGACCGGCGTAGCCCTCGTTTATCTGGATGGGCTGGCGAGTGAATCCGTGCTTGCGGAAATTCGCCGCAGGCTGAATTCCATCAACACCGATAGTATTCTGGAAAGTAATTATATTGAGGAATTTATTCAAGACGGCGGACTAACCCCCTTCCCTACTATGCAGAATACGGAGCGCCCGGATGCGATAGCAGGGGGCATTCTCGAAGGTCAGGTTGGTATTATTATTGACGGAACGCCTTTTGCCTTACTTGCCCCCTCTACCTTCTTTAACTTTTTTCAATCCAGCGAAGACTACTATCAGCGTTATGATATTTCTTCCTTTTTACGATTGATCCGTTATTCCGCTTTTTTCGTATCTATGCTGCTTCCTGCTTTATACATTGCTGTAACTACGTTTCATCAGGAAATGCTGCCGACAACCTTGCTGATTAGCTTGGCTGCCCAGCGCGAAGGCGTTCCTCTGCCCGCACTGGCGGAAGCCCTGCTGATGGAGTTAACCTTCGATGTGCTCCGTGAGGCTGGAGTACGAATGCCCCGGACCATTGGTCCGGCGATTTCCATCGTTGGGGCACTCGTGCTGGGACAAGCAGCCGTTCAGGCTGGACTTGTCTCTGCCGCAATGGTTATCGTTGTCTCTTTCACAGCCATATCCAACTTTGTCATTCCATCGCTGGCTATCGCCAATTCGATTCGTCTCATCCGCTTTGTCATGATGCTGATTGCCGCCACTCTCGGTTTATTTGGAATTATGTCCTTCCTGATCGTGCTGCTCATTCACATGGCAGGACTGCGCTCGTTTGGAGTGCCATACCTTTCCCCTGTGGCTCCTATGACTCCAAGATATCTCAAGGATATTTTCATTCGCGTCCCTCTTTGGGATATGACCACCCGGCCAATGACTAATCTAGGTAAGGAAACACGAAGACAAGCATCCAATCAGAAACCTCAACCAGCAGAAGATCAACAACAGAACCAACAGGGAGGTGACTCATCTTGA
- a CDS encoding endospore germination permease translates to MNRKIGTSQAAMLVVTTILPTAIVVLPEIIGTYAEQDSPLAIIMSTLIGFGIAALIGTIIRYNNGAPFLDWIGVRSSPLLATLLGLLLLQFYLDTSATILREFVNFVKETVLLNTPITVITTLILVITIYMVRQGIECIARVNSLIILLFLFFVPLYLFGLAGEMNVQHLLPLFDHSLSTITLASLTPTSWMSEVAILLFLAPYLKSPQKARLMGYMGLLFVFVMMMFSMITTMMVFGPQYLKLTTYPGFSTVGIIQIGRFIENLDILFISYWVLAIYLKFSIFLFATVECFKQTFRVKSSRPFIGALGLVIALECLFTWTDPAKLNMYNKEGRFLVFILFNVLLPLAVLFLTGLRQAKSKRKGCET, encoded by the coding sequence TTGAACAGAAAAATCGGCACTTCGCAGGCTGCCATGCTGGTAGTGACTACTATTCTGCCTACGGCAATCGTCGTTCTTCCCGAGATTATCGGCACTTATGCTGAACAGGATTCGCCGCTCGCCATTATAATGTCCACTCTGATCGGTTTTGGCATTGCTGCATTAATTGGGACAATCATCCGCTACAATAACGGTGCACCTTTTCTGGATTGGATTGGCGTGCGAAGCTCGCCCCTGCTGGCAACCTTGCTTGGCCTGCTGCTGCTGCAGTTTTATTTAGATACCTCAGCAACTATTTTGCGGGAATTTGTTAATTTCGTTAAGGAGACCGTGCTTCTGAATACTCCAATAACGGTAATAACTACTCTTATTCTCGTGATTACGATTTATATGGTTAGACAGGGTATCGAGTGCATCGCCCGAGTAAATAGTCTTATAATTCTCCTATTCCTGTTCTTTGTCCCCCTTTATCTGTTCGGATTAGCAGGGGAGATGAATGTACAGCATTTACTACCCCTATTTGACCATTCCCTTTCTACAATAACTCTGGCCAGTTTGACACCTACCTCGTGGATGTCAGAGGTTGCCATCCTGCTATTTCTTGCTCCTTATCTGAAATCCCCACAGAAAGCTCGCCTTATGGGATACATGGGTCTGCTATTCGTTTTTGTAATGATGATGTTCTCAATGATAACGACTATGATGGTTTTTGGACCTCAATATCTCAAATTAACTACCTATCCCGGATTCTCCACTGTAGGTATTATTCAGATCGGCAGATTTATTGAGAATCTGGATATCCTGTTTATTTCCTATTGGGTGCTGGCCATTTATCTCAAGTTCTCCATCTTTTTGTTTGCTACCGTAGAGTGCTTTAAGCAGACCTTCCGAGTGAAGAGCAGCAGACCTTTTATTGGGGCACTGGGGCTCGTAATCGCCCTGGAATGCCTGTTCACCTGGACAGACCCTGCCAAATTGAATATGTATAACAAGGAAGGACGTTTCCTGGTCTTTATACTCTTTAACGTATTGCTTCCATTGGCAGTCTTATTCCTAACTGGGCTCCGGCAAGCCAAATCCAAGAGAAAGGGATGCGAAACATGA
- a CDS encoding response regulator transcription factor has protein sequence METILIIEDDAKLAGLLGAYLSKYDFNTILVQDFNSVLETFKECSADLVLLDVNLPRYDGFYWCRQIRKTSICPILFISARDSGMDQVMALENGGDDYITKPFHYEVVLAKIRSHLRRAYGSYAQTQEERTLHSGGLTLYPERYVIQIAGQSADLTQKEAILLEALMLKEGRVVTRERLLDLMWEDQHFIDDNTLNVYITRVRKKLKDLGLEDLVETVRGAGYRLSISSEAT, from the coding sequence ATGGAAACGATTCTAATCATTGAGGATGACGCCAAGCTTGCGGGCCTGCTCGGTGCTTATCTCTCTAAATATGACTTCAACACCATTCTGGTGCAGGATTTCAATTCCGTGCTGGAGACCTTTAAAGAGTGCTCTGCTGACCTGGTATTGCTGGATGTGAATCTGCCCCGATATGACGGCTTCTATTGGTGCCGCCAGATTCGCAAGACCTCAATCTGCCCGATTCTGTTTATTTCGGCTAGAGACAGCGGAATGGATCAGGTAATGGCCCTTGAGAACGGTGGTGACGATTATATCACCAAACCTTTTCACTACGAGGTCGTCCTGGCCAAAATCCGCAGCCATCTCCGCAGAGCCTACGGCTCTTACGCACAGACCCAAGAGGAACGCACTCTGCATTCAGGAGGCTTGACCCTTTATCCCGAACGGTATGTCATCCAAATCGCTGGGCAATCTGCCGATCTGACGCAGAAGGAAGCCATTCTGCTGGAGGCACTAATGCTGAAGGAAGGACGCGTCGTTACTCGTGAGCGGCTACTGGATCTCATGTGGGAGGATCAGCATTTTATTGATGACAATACCTTAAACGTCTATATTACCCGTGTTCGCAAGAAACTCAAAGATCTCGGCCTTGAAGACCTTGTGGAAACGGTAAGAGGCGCTGGCTACCGACTGAGTATTTCCAGCGAAGCGACATGA